The genomic region GTTTGAAGACGGTTAGACTCACACACTGCGGCGTGAGGAGCCTCACGGTAAGTTATCGCATTTTTCTTTCCCCACTCTTACCTTTCACTTCTCACAATTTACTGAATCACTACAGCATCCCTTCGATCGGGCTACTGGCCGTTGCGTACAACTTTCGCGGAATACGGCCGGCCTTGTAGGCAAGACGCCCGGCATGAACGGCACACTTCATCGCTTCCGCCATGGCAATCGGATCCCGAGCGCCCGCAATCGCGGTATTCATGAGCACCGCATCCGCCCCTAATTCCATCGCAAATGCGGCGTCGGATGCAGTCCCCACACCGGCATCGACGATGATCGGCACCTTGATCATTTCCATAATGATTTTCAAGTTATAGGGATTGCGGATCCCAAGCCCCGATCCGATCGGCGCCGCCAGCGGCATGACGGCTGGACATCCCACATCGACGAGTTTCTGCGCGACGATCGGATCATCATTCGTATAGGGCAATACGATAAAGCCTTCTTTGACGAGAATCTTCGCCGCTTCGATCAATCCCGCCGTATCCGGAAACAGAGTCCTCTCGTCTCCAAGCACCTCTAACTTCACCAAATCAGAAACGCCGGCCGCGCGCGCCAAACGGGAATACCGAACGGCATCCTCCACACTGTAGCAGCCTGCCGTGTTCGGCAAAATCGTGTATTTTTTGGGATCAATGTAATCGAGCAGGTTCTCTTTCGATCGATCCGTGATGTTCACTCGACGAACTGCGACGGTGACCACGTCGGCGCCCGATGCTTCAATCGCCTGTTGTGTCTCGACAAAATCCTTATATTTCCCAGTCCCGACCCAGAGCCGAGACTTGAACTCCTGCCCAGCAATAATCAGCCGATCCTCTGCCATTATATCCTCTTAAAATGACCCGCCGCCGATAAAACCAAGAATTTCAAGCCGATCCCCATCGTTGAGCACACGTTTCCCGAATACTGCACGATCAAGAATCTCAAGGTTTAGTTCGACTGCAACCTGCTCCGTCTTAATATCCAGTTCTTGCAGGAGATCAGCAACCGTGGCGCCGCCGCGCCAGGGCCGAGCTTGTCCGTTTACATGAATCTGGATATCGCTCATGATATGGGTCATCCTATGAGACCCGAATTCAGCTTGTCAACAAAGCGACGCTTGCGTGACACCTCCTCAACACCCGACAATAGGATCATCATGAAAGAGAATAATCGACAGCTGGCCACCATCTTCCGATCGATGGCCGATCTCCTGGCATCTCGACGAGCCAATCCCTATCGAGTCCGGGCCTATCGACGGGCCGCCGATGCACTGGTCGCAATCGAGGAAGATGTGGCGATAGTAGCTGATCGCCATGGGCTTGAGGAAATTGATGGAATCGGGGCTGATCTGGCAAAAAGAATAGACGAGTTCCTTGCAACGGGAACAGTCCGTGCCTATGAAGAGCTCAAAACCCCTCTTCCGGCAGAAGTTCAAGATTGGGCAACGCTTCCTGGACTTTCCGATTCACTCGTGACGTACCTGTATTTCCGACTCGGGATACGGACGCTGGCCGATCTCGATCAACTTATCAGGTCACACCTGATTCGCACGTTGCCGAACTTCTCCGGTTCAGAGGAGCAGTTGTTGCACGCTGTTCACCAACGCATGCAAAATCCCAATCCCTAAGAGACCTTCAGTTCTTTGAAGATCTTCCAGCTCTTCAACAACTCCACCGCCTTCTGCAGTTGGACATCCTGTTCAAGCGACAGTTCCCCGCTCAATTCCGGCAAGGCCGGGGGAGGCGTTCCATTTTTCAAACCAGGTTCGTCTGGAGACTTTCCGTCGTGTGGTGAGGCATCCTTCCCGGCCGGCGGTTTCACTGCCTTCGACTCCCTCTCCGTCTCTTTCTCGTTCGGTTTACCATCAGGCCCTTTGGCCGGAGAAGCGTTGGCGAGCTTGACCACAATATCCGGAGTAATCCCCGTTGACTGAATGGACCGACCTTTTGGCGTATAGTACTTGGCAGTCGTCAAGCGAAGCCCTGAACCATCCCCTAAAGCCAGGATCGTCTGCACGGACCCTTTCCCGAACGAGGTGGTTCCAACCACAACGGCTCGTCCCCAATCTTGCAGGGCCCCAGCCACAATTTCCGACGCACTGGCTGACCCCTCGTTGACAAGGACAATCACCGGAAGGTCTTCGAGCTGATCTTTAGCCTTTGCGAACCACTCGTCCTTTTTCCCTTCCCGGCTTTTTGTGTAGACCACCAACTTGCCGCTGGGGAGGAATTGTTCGGACACATCAACGGCCGCCGTCAGGAGGCCTCCAGGATTATTGCGGAGATCGAGAATCGTTCCCTGCACTTTCTGGTCACGAAACTGCTTGATGGCTTTGGAGAGATCTCGACCGGTCGCTTCTTGGAACTGCGTCAGCCGAACATAGCCGACGTTCTCGATCACCTTTGATTTCACACTTTCTATTTTGATGGTATCTCGAACCAGTGTGAACACCAATGGATCCGGTGCGCCATCCCGCTGAATCGTCAAGTTGACTTTGCTGCCTTTTGGGCCTCGCATCTTGGTGACGGCATCCATCAAGCTCAGATCTTTTGTCGAATCGTCATTGACTTTGGTGATGAAATCACCGGCCTTGACCCCAGCGCGATGAGCAGGCGTACCCTCGATCGGGGCAATGACCGACAAACGGTTGTCCTTCACCCCGATTTGAATACCGACCCCCCCAAATTCTCCTCTGGTCTCAACCTGCATCTCCTTGTACATCTCAGGCGTCATGTAGGCCGAGTGTGGATCAAGCGTCGCCAGCATGCCGCGAATGGCACCTTGGATGAGGTCTTTGGGCTTCGCTTCCTCAACATAATGTTTTTGAACCTGGTTCAGGACTTCCGAAAATGTCTTGAGCTCCTCGTAGGTTTCGCTCGCATGTCCGGTCCGTTCCCACCCCTTCCCAATGACAACTCCGCAGAGAAGGGCAAGTGCGATCATCGGTCCGACCACCCAAGAGTTCCGCCGCGGCTGCTGTTCCATCATCGTGATTTCCCTTCTTTGCTGCGTCATCCGACGGTCCACTTACCCAACCGCGACAAGAACCGACTCAGCGCTTGGCCAGCCACTGAAGCGGATCGACCGGTTCGGCTCCTTCCCGCAATTCAAAGTATAATGTATTTTCGCCGATCATGCCCGTATCCCCAGTCTCTCCGATGGCTTGGCCCTCGACAACGTGCTCACCGACTCGCGTCAGTATCTTGGACGCATGCGCATAGAGCGAGAAGAACCCATTGGCATGATCGACAATTATAACGAGTCCATACCCTTTCAGCCAGTCAGAGTAGACCACACTCCCGGGCATCACTGCATGAATCAAACTTCCCTCTGAGGCTCGGATTTCAATTCCTTTACGCTGCACATAGGTATCGAACGTCGGGTGCTTCTGGCGTCCAAAGAATGAGACGACCTTCCCCTCCACCGGCCAAGGCAGCATCCCCCGGCTAGCAGCACGCGGCGGCGGCAAGGTCGGCGCCGAAGTCGTCGGTGGACTCATAGCGATCGCACGTCGGCGCGTTTCTAATTCCTGTAACAAGCTATCCAGTCGTGAGGCAGATCGTTCCAGCTCTTTCACGGCACGATGATAGGAATCTTTTTGGTGCCGAATCTTGCCGAGATAGACTTTCTTTTCCTTTTGAAGGCTTCGAATGTCGGCCAATTTCTTCTCAATATTCTGTATAAACGTCACCATTCCGGCTCTGGCCTCAGCGCGCTGACGCTCAACCTCCTCCATCCTCGCCATATCTGTCCGAAAGGCCGCGAGCAATTCGTAGTCCTTTCCCGAAACGGTGGAAAGATACTGTGCTCGACGTTGGAGATCTCCGTAGGAATCAGACGTCAAAAGCGCCTTCACATACCCGAACCGCCCTTCCATATATTGCACCCGAAGCCGTGAGCGAATCGCCTCACGCCGAGCCTGAATACCAGTCCGCATCGCTGTCAGTTCTGCGGTGATCTCCTCGATCTCTCGATCTTTTTGTCGGATTTTCTGGTTGATGTCTCGATGATCCTGTCGGTGACGGATTAACCGTTCGTCCAATGATTGAATGCCATGGAGAACCAATTCCCATTTCTTTTCCGCCTCATCCGCTCGCTTCCGTTTTTCTTGTATCCTTCCCTTCAACGCCTCCAGAGTCTTACGTTGGCGTTCGATCTTTTCCGAAATGGGATCACCCGCAGCCTCCACGGCAGATACCAACCCACCGAACGCAGCACAACACAGGAAGAAGGCGCAAGCGAGCTTCATGTGCGTCCCTCCCCGACTCGGAGGAGCGACACCACACTTCCTGCAAGCCCCAACCCCATTCCAGCCATGATGAGAGCCAAGCAGAGCGGCAATGGGAAGAACGACAACATGCTCTCGATTCCACTAAACCGACCAGTCAATTGTATCTGCTGACGAAACAGTTCAAACCCAATCTTCAAGATCCCCAACGATAACGCGCTACCGAATGCTCCAAGCACAGCCCCTTCGAGAAAATATGGAAAATGAATGAATGTACGCGTCGCCCCTATCGAACGAAGGATCCCAATCTCCTCTCGCCTGGTAAAGAGTGCTAGTCGAATTGTGTTGCCGATGATCGTCACTGAGGCGGTAGAAAGCAGCATCCCCACGCCAATCGCAACCAGCTCGATGTAGCCGATCAGCTCCGTCAGCACGTTAATCCATTCCTGATTATAGTCGACCTTGGCGACACCTTCCATCGTTTGCACCCGGTCAGCCCAGCCTTGCATCGACTCTGGAGACCGATAATTCTGGGCAAGCGTGACCACAAACGACGCCGGAAGCGGGTTCTCACCCAACCCCTCAAGCAAATGAGAGTCTGCAGGGAATTGTGCGCGGAATTCCTTCAGCGCTTGCTCCTTTGAAATAAACACCACCTCCGATACCATCCGATCCACCTTGAGTTGTTGTTGCAGCGTTTGTCTCAAGGGAGAAGAAACGCGGTCATCCAGATAGACCATAATCTTGACGTCTTCCTGGAGCCACCCAGCTGCATGGCGGAGGTTGACGTACAGAAGCAGAAAGATCCCGACGCAGGCTAGGGTAAAGGCTGTGGTCAAGACGGCCACGATCGTCGTCGTGCGATTGGTCCGCATATTGGCCCAAGCTTCACGAACAATATATAAAAACCGTCTCATGCTTCGACTCGCTCGGCCGATCGGCCTTCCTGCGTCAGCACGCCGTCCACCAATGTCACCGCTCGCCGATGAATCTGTTTCACGACCTGAGGGTCGTGCGTGGCAACAATCACCGTCGTCCCACGGGCATTGATCAGCTTAAACAACTCGATAATCTCCCCGGTACGCTCGGGATCCAGGTTCCCCGTCGGTTCGTCGGCAAGGAGCACGACCGGGCCATTGACAATCGCCCGCGCAATGCACACACGCTGCTGCTCTCCGGCCGAGAGACTATTCGGAGGCTGATCCTTCTTGTGATCAACACCCACGGCGCGCAACGCTTCAGTCACCTTGCGTCGGATGTCCCGTTCCGAGACACCTTGCACAACCAGCGGAAGCGCGACATTGTCAAAAACGGATTTTTTCGACAACAGCCGAAAATCTTGGAAGACCGTTCCGATCTTCCGCCTGAGATACGGAACCTCGGATGGTTTCAGTTTGGTCACGTTTCTCCCGTGAACAAAGATCTGCCCTTCATCAGGCCGCTCCTCACCAATCAGCATTCGTAGCAAGGTGGATTTCCCTGCTCCGCTTGGCCCCATGAGAAGAACACACTCCCCCTTTTCGATCTCCATCGTCACATCGGAAAGCGCCGGTCGCCGATCGTAGCATTTGGAAACATGAATGAGTTGAATGATCGCGTCCACAGAGTTCCCTTACAGAAAGATCAACACCATCACCGCTCGGTGAGGTCAAACGCATTCTGGACATGCTCGATGTGTCCCTGCACGGAAGGTCGCCCATGGACCAACACCACATCAAATCGGCAGAGTCTGTCGAACCAATGGCGCCGCGCCAAGTACTGTCCCGCCAGTTTTGTCAACTTGGCCTGCTTCCGATGATTCACCGCGAGCAACGCCCCACCAAACGCATTGGTCGCACGCCCTTTGACTTCGACAAAGACGACGACCCCACGGTCTTCCGCGACAAGGTCTAATTCTCCGATGGTTGTCCGGACGTTGCGATCAAGAATCCGATAGCCTTTGGCTCGCAAAAACTGTTCCGCCAAGCTTTCACTGGCTTGACCATCCACATGACGTTGGTCAGGACTAGCCATGCGCGTATAGTTTAGAAGAGCTTTGGACTCCCCAGATGTGCAGACTTCACCTTCGATGCCATCATCACGTCCTGCACCGGAGAAAACGTTCGTCGGTGTATGGAACAGGGGCCGTGGCGAGCGAGCCGCGCTAAGTGCTCGGCAGTGCCATACCCCTTATGGGAAAGGAAACCATATTCAGGGAACGTCTCGTGATAGCTCGCCATCAGGCGATCTCGCGTGACCTTCGCAACGATGGAAGCCGCGGCAATCGATAGGGAGAGAGAATCCCCCTTGATGATAGGCCGAGTCGGTATTGTCAGCCCCGAAAGCACCACGGCATCAATCAGTAGATAGTCGGCAGGGGGAACCAGTTGATCGACGGCTCGACGCATCGCCAACCGGGTTGCCGTAAGGATATTCAGCTGGTCAATCTCGGCAACATCTGCCGACCCGATTCCGATCGCGACGGCCTGCTGAAGAATCGCAGGATACACATCCTCACGATCCTTTGCCGACAGTTGTTTCGAATCGTTGATCCCCAACGGTCGACATCGAGTTGGTAAGATCACGGCTGCCGCAATTACAGGACCAGCCAGGGGGCCTCGTCCGGCTTCATCGATGCCGGCGATGCGTCGATATCCACAGCGCCTGGCAGCCCGCTCAAACTCTTGGGTGGGCCCCATCGAACAATCCCTCACTGGCAATCATACGATCATTGTGCCATGACGGAACATAGTAGTAGGATGGGTTCTAGGCCGTGACTGTCGGTTCCTCCGATGCAGCGGGCTGTGTGAGCGTCTTGCTTTCTCCCCCTCCTACAAATTCCCGCTCCTCGACTTTTGCAAATTTCCCCTTCTTGCCGCGCAGGTAGTAGAGTTTTGCCCGTCGAACCTTCCCCTGTCGGACGACATCAATCTTGGCGACAATCGGAGAATGCACCGGAAAAATTCGCTCAACCCCGACTCCATACGAAAGTTTTCGGACCGTAAACATTTCCGTGTTCAGGCTTCCCTTGCGGGCAATCACCGTTCCTTCGTAGACCTGAATGCGTTCCTTTTCGCCTTCGACGACTTTGACGTGGACCCTGACGGTATCCCCGATCTCAAAATGTGTCACCGACTTCTTCGTTAACGATCGTTGAATTCGTTCCAACTGATTCATATCCCTATCCCTCCTCCCGGCATGATATCGGAGCCGCTCCTAAGCCTTCGCTCATCAACTCATCTAGTAATCGTCGATCTTCCTCCGTAAACAACCGATCCCGCAAAAGATCGGGGCGTCTGAGATACGTCCTGCGCAACGCTTGTTTCCGACGCCACAACCGAATCGCCTCATGATGACCGGACAACAAGACTGCGGGCACCCCGATTCCGTCGATCTCAGCCGGCTTCGTGTACTGCGGATACTCCAACAGCGATTCGGAAAAGGACTCTTCCACCACAGACTGTGGATCTCCTAAAACACCAGGAACCAGCCGTGCGGCAGCATCGATCAACACAAGCGCCGGCAACTCACCCCCAGTCAAGACATAGTCTCCGAGCGACACCTCTTCCGGAGTCAAGGCCAGACGCACACGCTCATCCACGCCTTCATAATGCCCGCAGAGAATCACGATACGGCGAGGCTCACCGGCCAACTCTTGCACATAGGACTGCGTCAATCGACGCCCTTGAGGAGTCGGAAATACAAACCGAATATCCTCACCAATCGACTGTGCGTCTGCACGCACAGCGGCAACCGCTCGAAGGATCGGCTCGGCCTTCATGACCATCCCGGCCCCGCCTCCATAGGGCGTATCATCCACCATCTTATGGCGATCTATCGCAAAGTCACGAAGGTTGCGTAGGCGTACGTGAAGAAGACCCTTCTCTTGTCCTCGCTTCAGCATGCTGTGAGCCAAAACCGGCTCCAACATCCCAGGAAACAATGTCAAGAGCTCGAACCGCAACATAGCCTAGGCATCCAATCCGTCGATTATCCGCACCGTCATGGTTCGCGCGCGGAGATTGACCGCTCGAACCACGTCTTTCGCCGCTGGAATCAGGAATTCTTTCTCGTCTTGACGGACAACAAATACCGGATTTCCCGGAAAATTCCAAACTTCTTCCAATCTTCCGATTGTCCGCCCTTCTTCGGTATCAACGGTCAACCCGACCAAATCACATTCGTAGTACTGCCCATCCGGAAGATCAGGGACTACCCCGCGAATCGTCTGGATATACCCTCCACGCCAGAGCGATGCTTCCTCCGGTGTCGTGAGGCCGGTCAGTCCAAGGATAAACCGGTCACCAGCCCGTCTCACACGCGTGACGTTGGTCTCAAGAGTCCGGCCATCCCTTCCCATCAGGCTCACTTGTTTCAAGCCTTCAAATCGGCCAGGCACATCGGAGAGCGATCGAACCTTGACTTCCCCGCGCACGCCAAACGGGCGCTCGATCTGTCCTACCGTGACGGTCTCGAGCTCTTCCGCCATACAACGACGCTACGATTTGGCCGGCGCCTTTTTCTGCGCGGCCTTTTCAGCTTCGAATTGCTTCCAGACTC from Nitrospira sp. harbors:
- a CDS encoding histidinol-phosphatase; this translates as MKENNRQLATIFRSMADLLASRRANPYRVRAYRRAADALVAIEEDVAIVADRHGLEEIDGIGADLAKRIDEFLATGTVRAYEELKTPLPAEVQDWATLPGLSDSLVTYLYFRLGIRTLADLDQLIRSHLIRTLPNFSGSEEQLLHAVHQRMQNPNP
- a CDS encoding peptidoglycan DD-metalloendopeptidase family protein, with the protein product MKLACAFFLCCAAFGGLVSAVEAAGDPISEKIERQRKTLEALKGRIQEKRKRADEAEKKWELVLHGIQSLDERLIRHRQDHRDINQKIRQKDREIEEITAELTAMRTGIQARREAIRSRLRVQYMEGRFGYVKALLTSDSYGDLQRRAQYLSTVSGKDYELLAAFRTDMARMEEVERQRAEARAGMVTFIQNIEKKLADIRSLQKEKKVYLGKIRHQKDSYHRAVKELERSASRLDSLLQELETRRRAIAMSPPTTSAPTLPPPRAASRGMLPWPVEGKVVSFFGRQKHPTFDTYVQRKGIEIRASEGSLIHAVMPGSVVYSDWLKGYGLVIIVDHANGFFSLYAHASKILTRVGEHVVEGQAIGETGDTGMIGENTLYFELREGAEPVDPLQWLAKR
- the trmD gene encoding tRNA (guanosine(37)-N1)-methyltransferase TrmD yields the protein MLRFELLTLFPGMLEPVLAHSMLKRGQEKGLLHVRLRNLRDFAIDRHKMVDDTPYGGGAGMVMKAEPILRAVAAVRADAQSIGEDIRFVFPTPQGRRLTQSYVQELAGEPRRIVILCGHYEGVDERVRLALTPEEVSLGDYVLTGGELPALVLIDAAARLVPGVLGDPQSVVEESFSESLLEYPQYTKPAEIDGIGVPAVLLSGHHEAIRLWRRKQALRRTYLRRPDLLRDRLFTEEDRRLLDELMSEGLGAAPISCREEG
- a CDS encoding ribonuclease HII, with protein sequence MGPTQEFERAARRCGYRRIAGIDEAGRGPLAGPVIAAAVILPTRCRPLGINDSKQLSAKDREDVYPAILQQAVAIGIGSADVAEIDQLNILTATRLAMRRAVDQLVPPADYLLIDAVVLSGLTIPTRPIIKGDSLSLSIAAASIVAKVTRDRLMASYHETFPEYGFLSHKGYGTAEHLARLARHGPCSIHRRTFSPVQDVMMASKVKSAHLGSPKLF
- a CDS encoding ABC transporter permease, with the translated sequence MRRFLYIVREAWANMRTNRTTTIVAVLTTAFTLACVGIFLLLYVNLRHAAGWLQEDVKIMVYLDDRVSSPLRQTLQQQLKVDRMVSEVVFISKEQALKEFRAQFPADSHLLEGLGENPLPASFVVTLAQNYRSPESMQGWADRVQTMEGVAKVDYNQEWINVLTELIGYIELVAIGVGMLLSTASVTIIGNTIRLALFTRREEIGILRSIGATRTFIHFPYFLEGAVLGAFGSALSLGILKIGFELFRQQIQLTGRFSGIESMLSFFPLPLCLALIMAGMGLGLAGSVVSLLRVGEGRT
- a CDS encoding S41 family peptidase, with product MEQQPRRNSWVVGPMIALALLCGVVIGKGWERTGHASETYEELKTFSEVLNQVQKHYVEEAKPKDLIQGAIRGMLATLDPHSAYMTPEMYKEMQVETRGEFGGVGIQIGVKDNRLSVIAPIEGTPAHRAGVKAGDFITKVNDDSTKDLSLMDAVTKMRGPKGSKVNLTIQRDGAPDPLVFTLVRDTIKIESVKSKVIENVGYVRLTQFQEATGRDLSKAIKQFRDQKVQGTILDLRNNPGGLLTAAVDVSEQFLPSGKLVVYTKSREGKKDEWFAKAKDQLEDLPVIVLVNEGSASASEIVAGALQDWGRAVVVGTTSFGKGSVQTILALGDGSGLRLTTAKYYTPKGRSIQSTGITPDIVVKLANASPAKGPDGKPNEKETERESKAVKPPAGKDASPHDGKSPDEPGLKNGTPPPALPELSGELSLEQDVQLQKAVELLKSWKIFKELKVS
- the rplS gene encoding 50S ribosomal protein L19 — its product is MNQLERIQRSLTKKSVTHFEIGDTVRVHVKVVEGEKERIQVYEGTVIARKGSLNTEMFTVRKLSYGVGVERIFPVHSPIVAKIDVVRQGKVRRAKLYYLRGKKGKFAKVEEREFVGGGESKTLTQPAASEEPTVTA
- a CDS encoding YraN family protein gives rise to the protein MASPDQRHVDGQASESLAEQFLRAKGYRILDRNVRTTIGELDLVAEDRGVVVFVEVKGRATNAFGGALLAVNHRKQAKLTKLAGQYLARRHWFDRLCRFDVVLVHGRPSVQGHIEHVQNAFDLTER
- the rimM gene encoding 16S rRNA processing protein RimM → MAEELETVTVGQIERPFGVRGEVKVRSLSDVPGRFEGLKQVSLMGRDGRTLETNVTRVRRAGDRFILGLTGLTTPEEASLWRGGYIQTIRGVVPDLPDGQYYECDLVGLTVDTEEGRTIGRLEEVWNFPGNPVFVVRQDEKEFLIPAAKDVVRAVNLRARTMTVRIIDGLDA
- the ftsE gene encoding cell division ATP-binding protein FtsE gives rise to the protein MIQLIHVSKCYDRRPALSDVTMEIEKGECVLLMGPSGAGKSTLLRMLIGEERPDEGQIFVHGRNVTKLKPSEVPYLRRKIGTVFQDFRLLSKKSVFDNVALPLVVQGVSERDIRRKVTEALRAVGVDHKKDQPPNSLSAGEQQRVCIARAIVNGPVVLLADEPTGNLDPERTGEIIELFKLINARGTTVIVATHDPQVVKQIHRRAVTLVDGVLTQEGRSAERVEA